The proteins below are encoded in one region of Alkalidesulfovibrio alkalitolerans DSM 16529:
- a CDS encoding Nif11-like leader peptide family natural product precursor: MPMAHVRPFLKQILTDKTFRDKLISTSNAADRAEVLAKYGYEFSDTEFEEGYNATLVGLQFEDDANRLKEFKLMWDMLRRL; this comes from the coding sequence ATGCCCATGGCCCATGTCCGCCCATTTCTCAAGCAGATTCTCACCGATAAAACTTTCCGCGACAAGCTGATCTCAACATCGAATGCGGCGGATCGCGCAGAGGTTCTCGCCAAATACGGCTACGAATTCAGCGACACGGAGTTCGAGGAAGGCTACAACGCCACGCTGGTGGGTCTTCAATTCGAAGATGACGCGAACCGCTTGAAGGAATTCAAGCTCATGTGGGACATGCTGCGCCGTTTGTAG